In Danio rerio strain Tuebingen ecotype United States chromosome 9, GRCz12tu, whole genome shotgun sequence, the genomic window agatagatagatagatagatagatagatagatagatagatagatagatagatagatagatagatagatagatagatagatagatagatagatagatagatagatagatagatagatggatggatggatggatggatggatggatggatggatagatagatggaaagatggatggatggatgggtgggtggatgggtgggtgaGTGGATTtgatagatagacaaacagaccaaactatattacattaaagttgccacaTAATCCCATTTAaaaacaatggagttcaatgccaATGTCTTATGCATTGTCATCTTTCTGTCAAGTCACAGTATTTAGATTTTAACAtcaaaatctgattcattcacaatatttaacatttaatatcaGTTAGCTGTTATTTTGTAGAATAACaattatacaaataaacaaaaggttTTGTTAAATTAGAATTGATGATCTCTGTTGAAGGCATTTGCCCCAGCCTtctccatcattctccctctcttctcagatggggtGGCAGGTCAAATCAAAGGTCTtgggccctagtttgggtatCTCTTGTCtagacaaataaagaaaaaagggaAATTACAGTTACATACAAGATAAGTTACATTATTCCCCAGGAAGTATTTTTATAGCAGAGAAATATGATAATAAGGGTTCCCAAACATGAGAATTTgctataactttttaaaatattcaaatgccTTTAAAAGAGATCGTCATTTATAATTTGACGTAAATAAAACTAGTTTGTTTTGTTGCTGAgatacaaaaaaagcaaactgaaataaaatgtttcaattaaattatttaaattattctgaCTTTTTAAGAATGTAAATAATGACATTCGACAGACTATGCAAAAGacattggtgagcaaatcaaggcaaaaactagtgtaaatccattctgttataaataagattgtttttgtttttactgtaataacttcaatataaaatgtaaaaaaattttttgtatTAATTGATATAAAGCAgtattttctagttatttttaaatattattaaataaatggggaaattacccatggaaacaatatttaactttggcacactagcctcaatcaaatttggtttttggcccatcgtaagaaaaagtttgggtacCCCTGCTTTAGgcagatttaaatgtatttatttatttatttatttatttatttatttatttatttatttatttatttatttatttatttatttatgtgtttgtttatttgtttattcatttatttatttatttattagtttagttACAGTCAATTTCTTTCAAAACTGATTTATCCCTTGTTTTAAAATGgtctttttttgtatttgattaattaaatatgCTTTGTAGTTAATAATGGACAGACAACAAACTATAGTCTAGATCCCTTTTTGCGTGGGtgtacactttttatttatttatccagaATCGGCTAAATTCCATGTCATTTTTTTGATTTCACAATTCTTCTTGAGTTTTCTATATAATGTTTTGAGTAATTAATGAGTTTTCATTACTTTTCCTGCAAGTAATAACTTGTTTAAGGTTGCAATACTTCCTAAAAAGTACTGAGATAATCCATTAACAGGATCATTAAGTGGAGTCAGAATCAGCAAATCCCTTAAATCTCTTTACATCTACTACCAATTTATCAACCTCTCTATTTTTTTACTTCTCTCTCTAATCCTCCTACTTCACTTCATCCCACCTTCCACTGCAGTATCCCAGCAGACACTATTGCAGTTCCTActttctccccctctctctctgtctctcaaaATCAAAAGCTTTGTTCAGTGCAAGAAGTCGACATCTCCAATTTCACATTCATTCTGACATCTCAATAACTCACTGTCCAGCATTATGCCGCTATGAATTTTGTTCAGTCTCAGAGAAACAATGCAGATGTGCATAGCAATGTGTGCAAGTGTGTTGTGTGCAAGTcatttttcatgttcaagaaTAAAATTGAACAAACGAAGGAGCTCAAGTACAATATTTGTCATAGGCTTTTGAGATAATGTAACTGAGAGGTTTGGAACATATTTGGAAATGGGTAGAAAAAGCCGACATTGATTACTGGCTGAAGTTAACTGATTTAAGTAATCGCACACATGCAAGTTTTCCTTTCACAAATCTGTTTTGAACTGCATGTAGCAGTTTTGATAAACATCAGATCCAGTGTggctgttttttgtttctttttttgataCGCTAATGAAAATCCAAATGAAGACCAATTAAAGTCTGGAACACCACAAGCAGAAAAGATGTTAAAGCTTTATACACgcatatataaatgttttagtaACTCCAAAAACAATGTTCTTCAGAGAAAACAAATGGATTGCTAAGTCATACAATTCTAAAAGTGTgtgtataaaaatacaataacagCCCGCTGCAAAGCAGTGCAAATTAGAGGCAGAATGATAAGATTGTTGATTTGATTATACTGTTGTTCAATGGTGTGCATGAACATCTTTCTCATTCACCTCTATTAACTAATTCATATACTGAAGGTCAGAGAAAACACAGGTACATACTGCAAATCATAACATTACATAACCGATAGAGCTGAAAGTGTCCCGTCTTTTTATTCCCAAGTAACCCAAGTCTGTGTTGTCTATAGTCTTGATGTTTCCACTTGTCTCCTTCTTTATGAAGAAGAGGAGACCATAGAGAGTCTCTCAGCTgcggaggaggaagaggaggagactTCAGAAGCCGCAGCCACAGCAGCAGCTctagaggaagaggaggaggaggaggaggaggatgatgaggaggagcAGTGGAGTGGGGAGGAGCCTGAGCAGGAACCCCCATCTGAGCTCCTAGAGCGGGCAGAGGTCATAGGCGAGGCCCAGGCTCTCTCTGGCCTGCTGGCCGATGTTCACACACAGGCAGCTACTGCTGCTGACGAGGCTCCTAATGGGAGAGCTGAGGAGGCAGGGGGGCAAGAAAGCCCTACAGAAGGTGTGTCTATCCTTCTCCCGACCTGCATGCTTCTCTCTCCCTTCACAAAATAAGCGAAAGCATCGTGAGAGCTTTCTAAGGGAAtgtgggctcaaatatctcctcTATCTGCTAATGCTGCAAGGCAACACAGGCTTGATGGTGACCAGCTTCTGTGGCCAGagctatgtgtctgtctgtcattgTCTTTCTTCTTAAATGCTTTTCCCAGAGCAGCTGTCATCTGCTAGCTATCTGATGAAGCTTTTTCTGAACCTTTCTGCTTATTTCTGTATTGATGCTACTGCTGCCAGGTCGACCGTTTTCATATGTTGTTATCCattgctcatttatttttatttgccagCTACATTGCCAGTTTGTGGGTGATTTTTGCTGCATGCTCCAACAAAAcacctgcatttttttttcatgtgggatTCTGTGAATCCTCTGCGGTTTGTGATATTGTGATATTGTTATGCTTCATTTTCAAAGGCATTTGAAAAGCCAAGCTTGTTGATTTCATTTAAATGTGATTTCTATCAttaattttgctttttatttttcaaagcattgtcATTTCATGTGgtttacattaaaatgttcattttattgtattattgttattattatcatcatcattattattattattattattattattattattattaatattattattattattattactatgtgaAATAATAGATAATTAAATCAGTGATATTTTATCTAGAAGTGTATTTTAAACCTAGTTAATGCACAAAATATAGGAATAATCAACAAGTAGCTTGCATATTGTCTTATATGTGTTTACTAGTACTTGTTTATCTACTGAAAATGAGAACCACTGTGCATTTTCCATAATCTCTGTATATGTATTTGGCAGAAGTTTTTAAATCAGCCATTTCATCTTGCTGCTGGTGTACTGAAGTCACCATCGTCTTTGGACCACCGTCTTGGATATTTCATCCTCATTTTCTGGACTTCATCCACGCAACATTAATTGTTCTGGGTCTGCATGCTGGTCCTTGTCATATCCATGCTATCACTCCATCACTGAATTGGTATGTGTGTCTCATCGGCTGCTGGTATTTGAAAATGGATGTTCATTTTACCAAGAGCTTTGCCTGTCTGTGTGGTGGTTGGCCTGGCAAACAAGTTGTActttgaattattaataattcaatacaATGCAGACTACTTGAGATTTGCTTTCAGCTTTGAAGATGGAAGCAGAGAGGCCAGAGAGTGAGAGGACAGATCCAATTGGCATGGACTTCACTGAATCTGCAATGCATCTCGATGATGATCTCCCATCTTACCAGAGTCTTGCCAGAGATGCAGATATGCCAGAAAGCCCCTTTGCTCTAACATGCCCCATGGAGGATTTTGAAGTGCCTCCAAGAGATCAGGGTTATGCCAAAGAACCTTGTGAGGCTCCAACTGAAAATCCTGATGGACAATGTGGTGCTGTGAAACAGCCTTCAATCGAATTATGTGTCTCAAGCAACATTAATGAGGTCAAATTAGAGCAGATTCAAGAAAAACAAGTGGACATAACAGCAGCAGAGGGAGACATGAAGGACAAATCTGGCATGTCTGCTTACTTTGAGACCACAACAATTAAAACCGATGCTGTTGGATCTCAAGGAGAAGGATATTATGAGCTGAGTAATACATCAGAGGAACAAAAGGACTTTACTGGTAACATGCCACTTCCTGAAATCAGCTACAGCACATTGGCTCAAACACAATCTTTGGAAGTCCAACCAGATCTTCCGAAAAGTAGTGCAAACACACTAGATACCACTTCACCAGCAGACAGAAGAGATGACTGCAGATTGTCTCCTGGGAAATTGGCTCTGGAGCAGCGAAGTTACTCTTTGAATATTACTATTGGGGCAATGGATCATGGAGATGCCCAAGGGCGTCCCAGAAATTTCTCTCCATTGGCCACTGACATCATGTCTCATACTAGTGGGAGCCTTGATGAATCAGCTGATTACCTTCCTGTCACAACCCCCTCAGTGGAGAAACTCCCTCCGTTTCCCCCACTAATCCTGGAGGCAACTACCTCTGTTACAACTGCATCATCTTCACCTCCCCAAGCAACAGTCACTGATGTAAAGACCAGTCCACTGACAGAATCTCCAGAATCACCCATCCAAGCTAAGTGCTGTTATAAGAATGGCACCGTCATGGCCCCAGACCTACCTGAAATGTTGGACCTGGCAGGTACTCGTTCAAGGCTGACGTCTGACAACACGGATCAGGAGATGATGAGGAGAAAGTCTGTCCCAATGGACATGTCTTCTCTTGTGAGTGATTCTTTTGCACATTTGTTCAAAGGTGACCAGGCCCAAACTGCTACAAAAAGAGAAATGCAATTGGAGGAGCAAGGATATTGTGTTTTTAGTGAATACTCTGGTCCCATGCCATCCCCTGCAGATGTGCACAGTCCAATAGACACTTCTTCTCAGATCTTCAACACTGTGATATCAGAAGAGAAAGAAACTGGCCTTGTTGCATTTGGCCAACAGAAGAGCCAATCAACTGAAGATGTAAAAGCAATAGAAGTTATTTTGCCACAAGCAAAATCAGAAGAAGAAAAGCCACAAAACCAAGACTcatttgaaaatgaaagtgcACCTTTTGGAAAACCTTCTACAGATAATGCGAAAGATAAGTCTGGTCTTTTGACAACTGAACCTTTGGAAGAAATCAAGAGTCCAACTTTACCAGATAATGAGAAAGAGTTGCCTGACAAACCAGCTGAAATCTTTATCACACCAAAGGTGACGGTTACTCTTGAGGAAGCAAAGCCTGATCTTGATGCAGATACTAAACTTGCAGCTGAAACTGAAGCTGAAATAGCTGCTTATGAGAGGCAAATTCGCAAATTGGAGATGGAAGACCGGCCACTGAGTGTAGAGGAGGAACGGGAGCTCCAGGAACTCAGGGAGAAAGTAAAGAATAAACCAGACCTTGTCCACCAAGAAGCCTATGAGGAGGTGGATGCAGAGGACGTGTATCAGCTCACTGGAGCTGCGAAGGACAGAATTGCCCGACCCCTCAGACCATCCCCTGCATCTTCTGTAGAAAGCGCCACAGATGAGGAGAAACCTAGATCACCAGGCGAGAAAGAAGCTCTCAAAACAGATCCTAACAGGTTATCTCCTGTTGGgtcttttgagaaatattttagaGAAGAGAGACCTTCTGAGCAGGAGGTAAAGATGAAAGACTCAGCGGAGCCTGTCAAAGAGAAGGTTGCTGAGGAGAGACCTCAGGCTGCTCCTTTAAAGCCAGATGAGGCTCCTGTTGACACAACAGTGACTCAAAAAGCAGAGGAAGAGGTGGAGCTTGCTGAGGAGCCTGAAGAGGTCATGCCAGAACCAAAGCCAGCTTTAATATTGGAAGAGAAGCCAGTAGCAGAAAAATCTGAGCCTGAAGTTGTCATCAAAAAAGAGGAGATTAAAGTCATTGATAAAAAAGAAGTAGAGAATGAAGAAGTTTTGGAAGGCGCAAAAGCTGCAGAAGAAACTCTTGAGCCTCGAGCTGCGATTGAGTCAGTGGTAACAGTAGAAGATGATTTTATAACAGTGGTGCAGACCATTGATAAGAGCGAAGTGTCTGGACACAGCGTACGCTTCTCGGCTCCCTCTGAAGAGGAACACCCACAGCTCCTacaagaggaagaagaggaggaggaagagtcTGTTGAAATGGCTCAAGAAGTAGAGATGGAGGCTCCCAGTCTGGAGGAAATCGTAGATGTTCCTGAGCCCGTTGAGCCTCCTGTATGTCCAGCTAAAGAGTTAGAGGTACCAGAGAGTGAGGCCCCAACTCAAAGTTATGACGACTACAAAGATGAAACTACCATTGACGACTCCATCTTAGACAGCTCCTGGGTGGACACTCAAGGtctgattttaataaatatcttTTTGCATTAAATTTACTCAGCAAATGACACAACCTTTCCGAATATTAACTATTGTGTAAATTTGCTGGTGTGCAAGTACATAGCCGTTCAGTTTGGTATTTTATTATTTCGCCTATGTATTAATATTAAGGGCCATGTTGGATCAAGTAAATGTATGTTTACAGGCTGGCATAAGTGTAGCTTGCGTGTTTCACCTCATATACCCTATAGATGATGATAGGAGCATGGCCACAGAGAAAATTGAGCCTCTACCAAGAGTGAAGAGTCCTGTCAAGAAACCAGCCGCAGAGAAACCTGTCAAACCAAAGGCTAAAGGTGGCAGAGCCAAGGGACGGATCTCCACACCTGAACGCAAACCTGTTCGCAAGGAGCCATTACCCCTTCAGAAGGAtgagatgaagaagaaaaaaggtTTTTGTTGCTGGAGtgacattaaatgttttttttatatatattttctcccCATGACATTTCCTGTAGcacttttttttccaacaaaTTAAAGGTTTAAATATTAATCCTCTTTGGTTagatataaaatgtaaaactttgcAGTATggatcatacctgccaacactctgtttttcctgggagtcttcCATATTTTAGACCCATCTCCCGTTATGTTATTTCTGCCGGAAATTTTACTAATTTCACTTTCTAATTTTAACCCCCCACCCCTTGTCCTCAGTTTTTTGGTACAGTCTATAATACCCCCCTTATCGCCAACTTTGGACTACAAACACCTAGACATCCCCACCACTCCACAACCCCTGCCCCCAGTCTCTtgaatttttttacaaatgttggcaggtatggtatg contains:
- the map2 gene encoding microtubule-associated protein 2 isoform X12 gives rise to the protein MADGRQPEDSGPQWSSPGAQGSSSPGGHGENGFSSSYRTCQPGAGSATYAKENGFNGDLTSGHAVTAVEDSANLPPSPPPSPAAEHFGPLDQDVGDEEEAGPLRRFQNSRERCKFLAPSISVSVPEDDPYHSDEEYYEHPLFSPEWTRSGSRPPGQAAAFRQIQEEETIESLSAAEEEEEETSEAAATAAALEEEEEEEEEDDEEEQWSGEEPEQEPPSELLERAEVIGEAQALSGLLADVHTQAATAADEAPNGRAEEAGGQESPTEALKMEAERPESERTDPIGMDFTESAMHLDDDLPSYQSLARDADMPESPFALTCPMEDFEVPPRDQGYAKEPCEAPTENPDGQCGAVKQPSIELCVSSNINEVKLEQIQEKQVDITAAEGDMKDKSGMSAYFETTTIKTDAVGSQGEGYYELSNTSEEQKDFTGNMPLPEISYSTLAQTQSLEVQPDLPKSSANTLDTTSPADRRDDCRLSPGKLALEQRSYSLNITIGAMDHGDAQGRPRNFSPLATDIMSHTSGSLDESADYLPVTTPSVEKLPPFPPLILEATTSVTTASSSPPQATVTDVKTSPLTESPESPIQAKCCYKNGTVMAPDLPEMLDLAGTRSRLTSDNTDQEMMRRKSVPMDMSSLVSDSFAHLFKGDQAQTATKREMQLEEQGYCVFSEYSGPMPSPADVHSPIDTSSQIFNTVISEEKETGLVAFGQQKSQSTEDVKAIEVILPQAKSEEEKPQNQDSFENESAPFGKPSTDNAKDKSGLLTTEPLEEIKSPTLPDNEKELPDKPAEIFITPKVTVTLEEAKPDLDADTKLAAETEAEIAAYERQIRKLEMEDRPLSVEEERELQELREKVKNKPDLVHQEAYEEVDAEDVYQLTGAAKDRIARPLRPSPASSVESATDEEKPRSPGEKEALKTDPNRLSPVGSFEKYFREERPSEQEVKMKDSAEPVKEKVAEERPQAAPLKPDEAPVDTTVTQKAEEEVELAEEPEEVMPEPKPALILEEKPVAEKSEPEVVIKKEEIKVIDKKEVENEEVLEGAKAAEETLEPRAAIESVVTVEDDFITVVQTIDKSEVSGHSVRFSAPSEEEHPQLLQEEEEEEEESVEMAQEVEMEAPSLEEIVDVPEPVEPPVCPAKELEVPESEAPTQSYDDYKDETTIDDSILDSSWVDTQDDDRSMATEKIEPLPRVKSPVKKPAAEKPVKPKAKGGRAKGRISTPERKPVRKEPLPLQKDEMKKKKAVIKKAEFTKKSDIQTCSPSRKSVLKATVRHPRPTQHHACVKRKPTVSADGRLPFSVARHSRDRASTSNPTTLTKIPTSKIRAEALLPARPNSASSSNKRSQLVETDLYELRPASAGPQVSINIYHVKDGRSRSPEKRSSLPRPASILTRRSHMAEHEESSTSITSSGSTAPRRPTCTESGRSRSARSGTSTPHTPGSTAITPGTPPSYSCRTPGTPRTPGTPKSLSLLSQEKKVAIIRTPPKSPATTPKQLRVLNQPLPDLKNIRSKIGSIDNIKYQPKGGQIHIQSKKIDLSHVTSKCGSLDNIRHRPGGGHVRIESVKLDFREKAHAKVGSLDNAHHTPGGGQIQIESHKLSFRDAAKARVDHGAEIVIETLGLSGGTSPHRHSHMSSSGSINMHESPQLATLAEDVTAALAKQGL
- the map2 gene encoding microtubule-associated protein 2 isoform X4, coding for MADGRQPEDSGPQWSSPGAQGSSSPGGHGENGFSSSYRTCQPGAGSATYAKENGFNGDLTSGHAVTAEQVSARIVQEVTAEAVAVLKGEQELHPETAVRLPSVEDSANLPPSPPPSPAAEHFGPLDQDVGDEEEAGPLRRFQNSRERCKFLAPSISVSVPEDDPYHSDEEYYEHPLFSPEWTRSGSRPPGQAAAFRQIQEEETIESLSAAEEEEEETSEAAATAAALEEEEEEEEEDDEEEQWSGEEPEQEPPSELLERAEVIGEAQALSGLLADVHTQAATAADEAPNGRAEEAGGQESPTEALKMEAERPESERTDPIGMDFTESAMHLDDDLPSYQSLARDADMPESPFALTCPMEDFEVPPRDQGYAKEPCEAPTENPDGQCGAVKQPSIELCVSSNINEVKLEQIQEKQVDITAAEGDMKDKSGMSAYFETTTIKTDAVGSQGEGYYELSNTSEEQKDFTGNMPLPEISYSTLAQTQSLEVQPDLPKSSANTLDTTSPADRRDDCRLSPGKLALEQRSYSLNITIGAMDHGDAQGRPRNFSPLATDIMSHTSGSLDESADYLPVTTPSVEKLPPFPPLILEATTSVTTASSSPPQATVTDVKTSPLTESPESPIQAKCCYKNGTVMAPDLPEMLDLAGTRSRLTSDNTDQEMMRRKSVPMDMSSLVSDSFAHLFKGDQAQTATKREMQLEEQGYCVFSEYSGPMPSPADVHSPIDTSSQIFNTVISEEKETGLVAFGQQKSQSTEDVKAIEVILPQAKSEEEKPQNQDSFENESAPFGKPSTDNAKDKSGLLTTEPLEEIKSPTLPDNEKELPDKPAEIFITPKVTVTLEEAKPDLDADTKLAAETEAEIAAYERQIRKLEMEDRPLSVEEERELQELREKVKNKPDLVHQEAYEEVDAEDVYQLTGAAKDRIARPLRPSPASSVESATDEEKPRSPGEKEALKTDPNRLSPVGSFEKYFREERPSEQEVKMKDSAEPVKEKVAEERPQAAPLKPDEAPVDTTVTQKAEEEVELAEEPEEVMPEPKPALILEEKPVAEKSEPEVVIKKEEIKVIDKKEVENEEVLEGAKAAEETLEPRAAIESVVTVEDDFITVVQTIDKSEVSGHSVRFSAPSEEEHPQLLQEEEEEEEESVEMAQEVEMEAPSLEEIVDVPEPVEPPVCPAKELEVPESEAPTQSYDDYKDETTIDDSILDSSWVDTQDDDRSMATEKIEPLPRVKSPVKKPAAEKPVKPKAKGGRAKGRISTPERKPVRKEPLPLQKDEMKKKKAVIKKAEFTKKSDIQTCSPSRKSVLKATVRHPRPTQHHACVKRKPTVSADGRLPFSVARHSRDRASTSNPTTLTKIPTSKIRAEALLPARPNSASSSNKRSQLVETDLYELRPASAGPQVSINIYHVKDGRSRSPEKRSSLPRPASILTRRSHMAEHEESSTSITSSGSTAPRRPTSFRTEVRTDHRTGRSHSATGTESGRSRSARSGTSTPHTPGSTAITPGTPPSYSCRTPGTPRTPGTPKSLSLLSQEKKVAIIRTPPKSPATTPKQLRVLNQPLPDLKNIRSKIGSIDNIKYQPKGGQIHIQSKKIDLSHVTSKCGSLDNIRHRPGGGHVRIESVKLDFREKAHAKVGSLDNAHHTPGGGQIQIESHKLSFRDAAKARVDHGAEIVIETLGLSGGTSPHRHSHMSSSGSINMHESPQLATLAEDVTAALAKQGL
- the map2 gene encoding microtubule-associated protein 2 isoform X6; the protein is MADGRQPEDSGPQWSSPGAQGSSSPGGHGENGFSSSYRTCQPGAGSATYAKENGFNGDLTSGHAVTAEQVSARIVQEVTAEAVAVLKGEQELHPETAVRLPSVEDSANLPPSPPPSPAAEHFGPLDQDVGDEEEAGPLRRFQNSRERCKFLAPSISVSVPEDDPYHSDEEYYEHPLFSPEWTRSGSRPPGQAAAFRQIQEEETIESLSAAEEEEEETSEAAATAAALEEEEEEEEEDDEEEQWSGEEPEQEPPSELLERAEVIGEAQALSGLLADVHTQAATAADEAPNGRAEEAGGQESPTEALKMEAERPESERTDPIGMDFTESAMHLDDDLPSYQSLARDADMPESPFALTCPMEDFEVPPRDQGYAKEPCEAPTENPDGQCGAVKQPSIELCVSSNINEVKLEQIQEKQVDITAAEGDMKDKSGMSAYFETTTIKTDAVGSQGEGYYELSNTSEEQKDFTGNMPLPEISYSTLAQTQSLEVQPDLPKSSANTLDTTSPADRRDDCRLSPGKLALEQRSYSLNITIGAMDHGDAQGRPRNFSPLATDIMSHTSGSLDESADYLPVTTPSVEKLPPFPPLILEATTSVTTASSSPPQATVTDVKTSPLTESPESPIQAKCCYKNGTVMAPDLPEMLDLAGTRSRLTSDNTDQEMMRRKSVPMDMSSLVSDSFAHLFKGDQAQTATKREMQLEEQGYCVFSEYSGPMPSPADVHSPIDTSSQIFNTVISEEKETGLVAFGQQKSQSTEDVKAIEVILPQAKSEEEKPQNQDSFENESAPFGKPSTDNAKDKSGLLTTEPLEEIKSPTLPDNEKELPDKPAEIFITPKVTVTLEEAKPDLDADTKLAAETEAEIAAYERQIRKLEMEDRPLSVEEERELQELREKVKNKPDLVHQEAYEEVDAEDVYQLTGAAKDRIARPLRPSPASSVESATDEEKPRSPGEKEALKTDPNRLSPVGSFEKYFREERPSEQEVKMKDSAEPVKEKVAEERPQAAPLKPDEAPVDTTVTQKAEEEVELAEEPEEVMPEPKPALILEEKPVAEKSEPEVVIKKEEIKVIDKKEVENEEVLEGAKAAEETLEPRAAIESVVTVEDDFITVVQTIDKSEVSGHSVRFSAPSEEEHPQLLQEEEEEEEESVEMAQEVEMEAPSLEEIVDVPEPVEPPVCPAKELEVPESEAPTQSYDDYKDETTIDDSILDSSWVDTQDDDRSMATEKIEPLPRVKSPVKKPAAEKPVKPKAKGGRAKGRISTPERKPVRKEPLPLQKDEMKKKKAVIKKAEFTKKSDIQTCSPSRKSVLKATVRHPRPTQHHACVKRKPTVSADGRLPFSVARHSRDRASTSNPTTLTKIPTSKIRAEALLPARPNSASSSNKRSQLVETDLYELRPASAGPQVSINIYHVKDGRSRSPEKRSSLPRPASILTRRSHMAEHEESSTSITSSGSTAPRRPTCTESGRSRSARSGTSTPHTPGSTAITPGTPPSYSCRTPGTPRTPGTPKSLSLLSQEKKVAIIRTPPKSPATTPKQLRVLNQPLPDLKNIRSKIGSIDNIKYQPKGGQIHIQSKKIDLSHVTSKCGSLDNIRHRPGGGHVRIESVKLDFREKAHAKVGSLDNAHHTPGGGQIQIESHKLSFRDAAKARVDHGAEIVIETLGLSGGTSPHRHSHMSSSGSINMHESPQLATLAEDVTAALAKQGL
- the map2 gene encoding microtubule-associated protein 2 isoform X3 translates to MADGRQPEDSGPQWSSPGAQGSSSPGGHGENGFSSSYRTCQPGAGSATYAKENGFNGDLTSGHAVTAEQVSARIVQEVTAEAVAVLKGEQELHPETAVRLPSVEDSANLPPSPPPSPAAEHFGPLDQDVGDEEEAGPLRRFQNSRERCKFLAPSISVSVPEDDPYHSDEEYYEHPLFSPEWTRSGSRPPGQAAAFRQIQEEETIESLSAAEEEEEETSEAAATAAALEEEEEEEEEDDEEEQWSGEEPEQEPPSELLERAEVIGEAQALSGLLADVHTQAATAADEAPNGRAEEAGGQESPTEALKMEAERPESERTDPIGMDFTESAMHLDDDLPSYQSLARDADMPESPFALTCPMEDFEVPPRDQGYAKEPCEAPTENPDGQCGAVKQPSIELCVSSNINEVKLEQIQEKQVDITAAEGDMKDKSGMSAYFETTTIKTDAVGSQGEGYYELSNTSEEQKDFTGNMPLPEISYSTLAQTQSLEVQPDLPKSSANTLDTTSPADRRDDCRLSPGKLALEQRSYSLNITIGAMDHGDAQGRPRNFSPLATDIMSHTSGSLDESADYLPVTTPSVEKLPPFPPLILEATTSVTTASSSPPQATVTDVKTSPLTESPESPIQAKCCYKNGTVMAPDLPEMLDLAGTRSRLTSDNTDQEMMRRKSVPMDMSSLVSDSFAHLFKGDQAQTATKREMQLEEQGYCVFSEYSGPMPSPADVHSPIDTSSQIFNTVISEEKETGLVAFGQQKSQSTEDVKAIEVILPQAKSEEEKPQNQDSFENESAPFGKPSTDNAKDKSGLLTTEPLEEIKSPTLPDNEKELPDKPAEIFITPKVTVTLEEAKPDLDADTKLAAETEAEIAAYERQIRKLEMEDRPLSVEEERELQELREKVKNKPDLVHQEAYEEVDAEDVYQLTGAAKDRIARPLRPSPASSVESATDEEKPRSPGEKEALKTDPNRLSPVGSFEKYFREERPSEQEVKMKDSAEPVKEKVAEERPQAAPLKPDEAPVDTTVTQKAEEEVELAEEPEEVMPEPKPALILEEKPVAEKSEPEVVIKKEEIKVIDKKEVENEEVLEGAKAAEETLEPRAAIESVVTVEDDFITVVQTIDKSEVSGHSVRFSAPSEEEHPQLLQEEEEEEEESVEMAQEVEMEAPSLEEIVDVPEPVEPPVCPAKELEVPESEAPTQSYDDYKDETTIDDSILDSSWVDTQDDDRSMATEKIEPLPRVKSPVKKPAAEKPVKPKAKGGRAKGRISTPERKPVRKEPLPLQKDEMKKKKAVIKKAEFTKKSDIQTCSPSRKSVLKATVRHPRPTQHHACVKRKPTVSADGRLPFSVARHSRDRASTSNPTTLTKIPTSKIRAEALLPARPNSASSSNKRSQLVETDLYELRPASAGPQVSINIYHVKDGRSRSPEKRSSLPRPASILTRRSHMAEHEESSTSITSSGSTAPRRPTCTESGRSRSARSGTSTPHTPGSTAITPGTPPSYSCRTPGTPRTPGTPKSLSLLSQEKKVAIIRTPPKSPATTPKQLRVLNQPLPDLKNIRSKIGSIDNIKYQPKGGQILILNKKLDFSHVQSKCGSKDNLKHSPRGGNIHIQSKKIDLSHVTSKCGSLDNIRHRPGGGHVRIESVKLDFREKAHAKVGSLDNAHHTPGGGQIQIESHKLSFRDAAKARVDHGAEIVIETLGLSGGTSPHRHSHMSSSGSINMHESPQLATLAEDVTAALAKQGL